One stretch of Niallia sp. XMNu-256 DNA includes these proteins:
- the glmS gene encoding glutamine--fructose-6-phosphate transaminase (isomerizing): MCGIVGYIGNQDAKEVLLKGLEKLEYRGYDSSGIAIMSENGIHVFKEKGRIADLRATVDNDLFAATGIGHTRWATHGVPSQSNAHPHQSVSGRFTLVHNGVIENDELLKQEYLMDIALKSDTDTEVVVQFIEVNVNKGLSFEDAFIKTLKELKGSYAIALLDEQNPDVIYVAKNKSPLLVGLGKGFNVVASDAMAMLQVTDQFVELMDQEIVIVKKEDVTIKNLQGEVIERAPYTAQLDASDIEKGTYPHFMLKEIDEQPLVIRKIIQEYQNATGQLTIDPEIIEAVSEADRIYVIAAGTSYHAGLVGKQFIEKLAKVPVEVHISSEFGYNMPLLSANPLFIFISQSGETADSRAVLVQVKKLGHIALTITNVPGSTLSREADFTLLLHAGPEIAVASTKAYTAQLAVLAILAEVTAKNNGKEIGLDLVRELGIAANAIEVLCDSKEEIEKVAYEYVQMTRNAFFIGRGIDYYVCLEGALKLKEISYIQAEGFAGGELKHGTIALIEEGTPVIALATQESVNLIIRGNVKEVVARGANPLIISMKGLEMTDDRLVIPEVHELLTPLISVVPLQLFAYYAALHRDCDVDKPRNLAKSVTVE, from the coding sequence ATGTGTGGTATTGTTGGTTATATTGGAAATCAAGATGCGAAAGAAGTGTTATTAAAAGGTCTAGAAAAGCTTGAATATCGAGGCTATGATTCATCTGGTATTGCTATCATGAGCGAGAACGGTATCCATGTTTTTAAAGAAAAAGGCCGGATTGCGGATTTAAGAGCTACTGTTGATAATGACCTCTTCGCGGCAACAGGAATTGGTCACACACGCTGGGCAACCCACGGAGTGCCAAGTCAATCCAATGCCCATCCACACCAAAGTGTATCAGGCCGTTTTACACTTGTTCATAATGGTGTAATTGAAAACGATGAATTATTGAAACAGGAGTATTTAATGGATATCGCTTTAAAAAGTGATACAGATACAGAGGTCGTTGTTCAGTTCATTGAGGTAAATGTGAACAAAGGACTTTCGTTTGAAGACGCCTTTATTAAAACACTTAAAGAATTAAAAGGATCTTATGCGATTGCATTACTAGATGAACAAAACCCAGATGTCATTTATGTGGCGAAGAATAAAAGTCCATTATTAGTCGGGTTGGGCAAAGGATTTAATGTAGTTGCAAGTGATGCAATGGCTATGCTCCAAGTGACGGACCAATTTGTAGAACTCATGGATCAGGAAATTGTGATTGTGAAAAAAGAAGATGTAACCATTAAAAACCTTCAAGGTGAAGTCATTGAACGTGCTCCATATACAGCGCAATTAGATGCAAGTGATATTGAAAAAGGAACTTATCCACATTTTATGTTAAAGGAAATCGATGAACAGCCACTTGTGATTCGCAAGATTATCCAAGAGTACCAAAATGCGACAGGTCAACTTACAATTGATCCAGAAATCATCGAAGCGGTATCTGAAGCGGATCGCATCTATGTGATCGCAGCAGGTACTTCATATCATGCAGGCCTTGTTGGTAAACAATTTATCGAAAAACTAGCGAAGGTACCCGTGGAAGTTCATATTTCCAGTGAGTTTGGCTATAACATGCCATTATTATCAGCTAACCCACTGTTTATTTTTATTTCACAAAGTGGGGAAACAGCTGACAGTCGTGCTGTTTTAGTGCAAGTGAAAAAGCTAGGTCATATAGCCTTAACGATTACGAATGTACCTGGATCCACTCTATCAAGGGAAGCAGATTTTACATTATTGCTACATGCAGGGCCAGAAATCGCCGTGGCCTCTACAAAGGCTTATACAGCACAATTGGCCGTTTTAGCGATCCTTGCAGAGGTAACTGCTAAAAATAATGGTAAAGAAATTGGATTGGATCTTGTCCGAGAATTAGGGATTGCAGCCAATGCGATCGAAGTCCTCTGTGATTCAAAAGAAGAGATTGAAAAAGTGGCCTATGAATACGTGCAAATGACTCGTAATGCTTTCTTTATCGGCCGTGGCATTGACTACTATGTCTGCCTAGAAGGGGCCTTAAAGCTTAAAGAAATTTCCTATATTCAAGCAGAAGGGTTTGCTGGTGGAGAATTAAAACATGGTACTATCGCGCTAATTGAAGAGGGTACACCAGTTATAGCCTTAGCAACACAAGAAAGTGTGAATTTAATTATCCGTGGAAACGTCAAAGAGGTTGTCGCACGTGGAGCAAACCCATTAATTATTTCAATGAAGGGTCTAGAAATGACTGACGATCGTTTGGTTATTCCAGAAGTACATGAATTATTAACTCCCCTTATCTCAGTAGTACCATTACAATTATTTGCTTATTATGCTGCGTTACACCGTGACTGCGACGTTGATAAACCAAGAAACTTGGCTAAATCAGTTACGGTAGAATAA
- the glmM gene encoding phosphoglucosamine mutase yields the protein MGKYFGTDGVRGVANSELTPELAFKLGRFGGYVLTKDTERPKVLIGRDTRISGHMLEGALVAGLLSIGAEVMRLGVISTPGVAYLTKATGAQAGVMISASHNPVADNGIKFFGPDGFKLSDEQELEIESLLDLEKDQLPRPVGAELGQVNDYFEGSQKYLQHLKQTADEDFSNIHVALDCAHGATSSLATYLFADLEADLSTMGASPNGLNINDGVGSTHPEALAKFLKEKGADVGLAFDGDGDRLIAIDENGDIVDGDQIMYICAKYMKENGLLKQGTVVSTVMSNLGYYKALETQGIDSVQTAVGDRYVVEEMKKNGYNLGGEQSGHIIFLDHNTTGDGLLSGVQLVNIMKVTKKPLSELASEMKKFPQKLVNIRVKDKYHVTDNERVSAIIKEVEQEMNGDGRILVRPSGTEPLVRVMAEASTEELCESYVNRIADVVKEEMGLEE from the coding sequence ATGGGTAAATATTTCGGAACTGATGGTGTTCGAGGTGTAGCAAATAGTGAATTAACCCCGGAACTAGCTTTTAAACTGGGCCGTTTTGGTGGATATGTATTAACGAAGGATACAGAGCGTCCAAAAGTATTAATTGGACGGGATACACGTATCTCAGGACACATGTTAGAAGGAGCACTAGTGGCAGGACTTCTTTCTATTGGAGCTGAAGTTATGCGATTAGGTGTTATTTCAACACCTGGGGTTGCTTATTTAACAAAAGCAACAGGTGCTCAAGCAGGTGTTATGATTTCGGCATCACATAACCCGGTTGCAGATAATGGAATTAAATTCTTTGGGCCGGATGGGTTCAAGTTATCAGATGAACAGGAGTTGGAAATTGAGTCTTTGCTTGACCTAGAAAAGGATCAACTTCCACGGCCCGTTGGCGCTGAACTTGGACAAGTCAATGATTATTTTGAAGGCAGTCAAAAGTATTTACAACATTTAAAACAAACAGCTGATGAGGATTTTTCAAATATTCATGTTGCATTAGACTGTGCGCATGGGGCAACCTCATCTCTTGCTACCTATTTATTTGCGGATTTAGAAGCAGATTTATCAACAATGGGTGCATCACCAAATGGCTTAAATATTAATGATGGTGTTGGCTCCACACATCCCGAAGCGTTAGCTAAGTTTCTAAAGGAAAAAGGGGCCGATGTTGGTCTGGCCTTTGATGGGGATGGCGACCGATTAATTGCTATTGATGAAAATGGTGATATCGTCGATGGCGACCAAATTATGTATATTTGTGCAAAGTATATGAAAGAAAATGGGCTATTAAAACAAGGGACGGTTGTCTCTACTGTCATGAGTAATCTTGGTTACTATAAAGCGTTAGAAACACAAGGGATTGATAGTGTTCAGACAGCGGTAGGCGACCGCTATGTTGTTGAGGAAATGAAAAAGAATGGTTATAACCTCGGTGGAGAGCAGTCAGGACATATTATTTTCCTTGACCACAATACAACGGGTGATGGCCTTCTATCAGGTGTACAGCTCGTTAATATTATGAAGGTAACGAAGAAGCCTTTATCCGAGCTTGCTAGTGAAATGAAGAAATTCCCACAAAAACTAGTCAATATTCGTGTTAAAGATAAATATCATGTGACTGATAACGAAAGAGTAAGTGCGATCATTAAAGAAGTGGAGCAAGAAATGAATGGAGATGGACGAATTTTAGTCCGCCCGTCTGGAACAGAACCTTTAGTTCGTGTCATGGCAGAAGCTTCCACAGAGGAACTTTGTGAATCTTACGTAAACCGAATTGCTGATGTAGTTAAAGAAGAAATGGGATTAGAAGAATAA
- the acsA gene encoding acetate--CoA ligase: protein MTNDEVIYPYKGNYNITADHSLREDFTWEKVESNFSWYVTGKVNMAYECVDRHVVEGFGEKVALHYFGENEEYTLTYRELKEKSDLWATVLKKQGVKKGDFVFIFLPKHPDCHIAMLAAIKLGAVVGPLFEAFMEDAVKERIADCEGTYLIASPELVKRVPRAELPSLKTVLITAEPEQCNGDEISLYAEARAIEVEEDIIEWVDLEHALNIHYTSGSTGRPKGIIHAHRAMIQQYITGRWVLDLKEEDVYWCTAHPGWVTGTVYGVFAPLLNRATIIIHGGRFNADEWYSVLEKSGVTVWYSAPTAFRMLMAEGDGKAETYDLSKIRHVLSVGEPLNPEVIRWGIKTLSNRIHDTWWMTETGAQLIVNLPSEKIIPGSMGRPFPGIEAAILGEDGERLAPGKVGHLALKANWPAMMREVWKDPAKYSTYFLFEGWYVSGDLATIDDNGYIFFQGRSDDMINSSGERIGPFEVESKLLEHPAVAEVGVIGKPDTLRGEIVKAFIVLKNDYEASDALLQKLRQFVRSGLAAHAAPREIEFLEELPKTPISGKILRRELKARELQKVGV from the coding sequence ATGACTAATGATGAGGTAATATATCCATACAAAGGAAATTATAATATAACAGCTGATCATTCATTAAGAGAGGATTTCACATGGGAAAAAGTTGAATCGAATTTTAGTTGGTATGTCACTGGAAAAGTGAATATGGCCTATGAATGTGTAGATCGCCATGTAGTGGAAGGATTTGGGGAGAAAGTTGCACTACATTATTTTGGGGAAAATGAAGAGTATACATTAACTTATCGCGAATTAAAGGAGAAATCTGATCTCTGGGCTACTGTTTTAAAAAAGCAAGGGGTGAAAAAAGGGGACTTCGTCTTTATTTTTTTACCAAAGCATCCCGATTGTCATATCGCAATGCTTGCCGCAATTAAACTTGGTGCCGTTGTCGGACCGCTATTTGAAGCATTTATGGAAGACGCAGTGAAAGAGCGGATTGCTGATTGTGAGGGTACTTATTTAATTGCTTCACCGGAATTGGTGAAACGGGTGCCGCGTGCGGAATTACCGTCACTGAAAACGGTTTTGATAACAGCAGAACCAGAACAATGTAATGGTGATGAGATTTCGTTATATGCGGAAGCACGAGCTATTGAAGTTGAAGAAGACATCATCGAGTGGGTGGATTTAGAACATGCGCTTAATATTCATTATACGAGTGGTTCGACAGGTCGCCCGAAAGGAATTATCCATGCGCATCGAGCAATGATCCAACAATACATTACAGGCAGATGGGTATTAGATTTGAAAGAAGAGGATGTGTATTGGTGCACCGCCCATCCTGGTTGGGTAACAGGAACGGTATACGGTGTTTTCGCCCCACTACTTAACCGGGCAACCATTATAATTCACGGTGGTAGATTTAATGCCGATGAATGGTATTCTGTTTTGGAGAAATCTGGAGTCACAGTTTGGTATAGTGCGCCGACGGCCTTTAGAATGTTGATGGCGGAAGGGGATGGAAAGGCAGAGACTTATGATTTATCAAAGATCCGCCATGTGTTAAGCGTAGGAGAGCCGTTAAATCCGGAAGTGATCCGTTGGGGGATCAAAACGTTGTCCAATCGTATCCATGATACGTGGTGGATGACGGAAACAGGGGCTCAACTCATTGTCAATCTGCCATCCGAGAAGATTATCCCAGGTTCGATGGGAAGACCATTTCCAGGAATTGAAGCGGCGATTCTAGGAGAAGATGGCGAAAGGCTAGCACCTGGTAAAGTTGGACATTTAGCTTTGAAAGCAAATTGGCCTGCCATGATGCGAGAAGTGTGGAAAGACCCTGCTAAGTATTCGACGTACTTCCTGTTTGAGGGTTGGTATGTGTCTGGTGATTTAGCGACAATCGATGATAACGGCTATATCTTCTTCCAAGGCCGGAGCGATGATATGATCAATTCTTCAGGTGAACGAATCGGTCCGTTTGAAGTGGAGAGTAAATTACTCGAACATCCTGCTGTTGCAGAAGTGGGTGTCATTGGAAAGCCGGACACACTGAGAGGGGAAATCGTGAAGGCATTTATCGTCTTAAAGAACGACTATGAAGCAAGTGATGCGTTACTGCAAAAGCTCCGCCAATTTGTGCGAAGTGGACTTGCAGCTCATGCGGCGCCAAGAGAAATTGAGTTTCTTGAGGAGTTGCCCAAGACGCCGATTAGCGGAAAAATTCTTCGACGTGAATTAAAGGCAAGGGAACTTCAAAAAGTCGGTGTTTAA
- the rocF gene encoding arginase — MEKLSIIGMPMDLGQTRRGVDMGPSAIRYAGVNEKLNRLFKEIKDLGDIPIGRPEVKIDPNTNLKNLHLVAEKNEILAQKVAQVVDEGSFPLILGGDHSIAIGTLAGLAKQYKNLGVIWFDAHGDLNTVETSPSGNIHGMPLAVSLGLGHNLLTNIGGVTPKVKPENIVIIGARSLDEGEKSLIKAKEIKVFTMHEIDRLGMTKVMEETISYLKDKTDGVHLSFDLDGLDPSDAPGVGTPVIGGVSYRESHLAMEMLAEAHLITSAEFVEINPILDDKNKTAITAVALMGSLFGEKLL, encoded by the coding sequence TTGGAAAAACTCTCAATTATTGGCATGCCTATGGACCTTGGTCAAACACGACGGGGAGTAGATATGGGGCCTAGTGCCATAAGATATGCAGGTGTTAATGAAAAGCTGAATCGATTATTTAAGGAGATCAAAGATTTAGGAGACATTCCAATTGGTAGGCCTGAGGTAAAGATTGATCCGAATACCAATTTAAAAAATCTCCATCTTGTTGCTGAAAAAAATGAAATTTTAGCACAAAAGGTAGCGCAAGTAGTGGACGAGGGTTCTTTTCCTTTGATATTAGGTGGGGATCATAGTATTGCGATCGGTACTTTAGCAGGTCTAGCCAAACAATATAAAAATTTAGGGGTTATTTGGTTTGATGCACATGGAGATTTAAATACAGTAGAAACTTCACCATCTGGAAACATCCATGGGATGCCGCTTGCTGTAAGTCTGGGCTTAGGGCATAACCTTTTAACGAATATAGGTGGGGTAACTCCAAAGGTAAAACCGGAGAATATTGTCATTATTGGGGCGAGGTCACTAGATGAAGGCGAAAAATCGCTGATTAAGGCTAAAGAGATAAAAGTGTTCACTATGCATGAAATTGATCGATTAGGCATGACAAAGGTAATGGAAGAGACGATCTCTTATTTAAAAGATAAAACGGATGGAGTTCATTTATCTTTTGATTTAGATGGGTTAGATCCAAGTGATGCACCAGGTGTAGGAACACCGGTTATCGGGGGGGTTAGTTACCGAGAAAGTCATCTAGCCATGGAAATGTTGGCTGAAGCCCATCTTATTACATCAGCAGAATTTGTTGAAATCAATCCAATCCTCGATGATAAAAACAAAACGGCCATTACCGCTGTGGCATTAATGGGTTCATTATTTGGTGAAAAACTATTATAA
- a CDS encoding anti-sigma factor codes for MKCPTKFITYMHEYLDEEISVEHEQQLREHIHTCQNCYDHFHQLRKTIALVQSTSHIDAPLGFTDQVLAHLPKEQKKVSVQRWFMNHPLLTAASLFIILMAGSLATVWNADQQFSVTRQENLIVQNNTVIVPEGEVVKGDLVVRNGDLQIDGMVEGDVTVINGEPYMASAGKVTGDIKEINEVFEWIWYHVQRVSEDIINIFEDKNQKALEYPA; via the coding sequence TTGAAGTGCCCAACTAAATTCATAACTTATATGCATGAGTATTTAGATGAGGAGATATCTGTAGAGCATGAACAGCAACTAAGGGAACATATTCATACCTGTCAAAATTGTTATGATCATTTTCATCAATTAAGAAAAACGATTGCTCTAGTCCAGAGTACATCACATATCGATGCCCCCCTTGGCTTTACGGATCAAGTTTTAGCCCATCTTCCTAAGGAACAGAAAAAGGTGAGTGTACAACGGTGGTTTATGAACCATCCACTATTAACCGCCGCCTCTCTCTTTATTATTTTAATGGCGGGCAGTTTAGCAACCGTCTGGAATGCGGATCAACAATTTTCCGTAACTAGACAGGAAAATCTCATTGTTCAAAACAATACAGTGATTGTTCCGGAAGGAGAAGTCGTTAAAGGTGATCTGGTTGTTCGCAATGGGGATCTGCAGATTGATGGGATGGTTGAAGGAGATGTTACCGTAATTAACGGAGAACCATATATGGCATCTGCAGGAAAAGTAACTGGGGACATAAAAGAGATTAATGAAGTGTTCGAATGGATATGGTATCATGTCCAAAGGGTAAGTGAAGACATCATAAATATCTTTGAAGATAAAAACCAAAAGGCATTAGAATATCCGGCTTAA
- the cdaA gene encoding diadenylate cyclase CdaA, with the protein MSLSDLPLMTYLANAVDILLVWYVIYKVIMIVRGTKAVQLLKGIFVILIVRLISEYFHFQTLFWLTDQILIWGFLAIIIIFQPEIRRALEQLGRGKFFARSGFHEEELQEHLVESIVKAVDYMAKRRIGALISIERETGMGDYIETGIEMDSKVSSELLINTFIPNTPLHDGAVIIQKDRIAAAACYLPLSESQFISKELGTRHRAAIGISEVTDSLTVVVSEETGNISLTKNGNLHRDLSKETFREMLSNEIQVSSTFKSVSPARWNWRGKRHG; encoded by the coding sequence ATGAGCTTATCAGATCTCCCATTGATGACTTATTTAGCGAATGCAGTTGATATTCTCCTCGTTTGGTACGTCATATATAAAGTTATTATGATTGTTAGAGGGACGAAGGCGGTTCAACTTTTAAAAGGAATATTTGTTATATTAATTGTCCGTCTGATCAGTGAATATTTTCACTTTCAAACGTTGTTCTGGCTCACCGATCAAATCCTAATATGGGGATTTTTAGCGATTATAATTATATTTCAACCCGAAATACGAAGGGCACTCGAACAGTTGGGCAGGGGAAAGTTTTTCGCAAGGAGTGGATTTCATGAAGAGGAACTTCAAGAGCATTTAGTTGAATCCATTGTTAAGGCTGTAGATTATATGGCGAAAAGAAGAATAGGTGCCCTGATCTCAATTGAAAGAGAGACTGGAATGGGAGATTATATCGAGACAGGAATTGAAATGGATTCAAAGGTTTCATCCGAGCTTTTGATCAATACGTTTATTCCCAATACGCCATTACACGACGGAGCCGTAATTATCCAAAAAGATCGGATTGCAGCAGCGGCCTGTTACTTACCTTTATCAGAGAGCCAATTTATATCAAAAGAATTGGGTACGCGACATCGTGCTGCAATTGGTATTAGTGAAGTAACAGATAGCTTGACAGTGGTTGTTTCCGAGGAAACAGGCAATATCTCACTTACGAAAAATGGTAATTTACATAGAGATTTAAGTAAAGAAACATTTAGAGAGATGCTCTCAAATGAAATTCAAGTATCTTCAACGTTTAAATCAGTTTCTCCTGCTCGTTGGAATTGGAGGGGGAAAAGACATGGATAA
- the sigW gene encoding RNA polymerase sigma factor SigW gives MEALIKKRIKQVLKGDQNAFGEIVEMYKDKVYQISYRMLGNRHEAEDIAQEAFLRAYVNIQSYNTEYKFSTWLYRITTNLCIDRIRKKKPSYYLDAEVSGTEGLNMYSQIPSTTRLPEDDVESLELQDTIQKEIMKLPEKYRSVIVLKYIEELSLKEISEILDMPLGTVKTRIHRGREALRKRLQHM, from the coding sequence ATGGAAGCTCTCATTAAAAAGAGAATAAAACAAGTATTAAAAGGCGACCAGAATGCATTCGGGGAAATTGTTGAAATGTATAAAGATAAGGTCTATCAAATTTCTTATCGGATGCTTGGAAACCGGCATGAGGCTGAGGATATCGCACAAGAGGCCTTTCTTCGTGCATATGTGAATATACAAAGCTATAATACAGAATATAAATTTTCGACATGGCTTTATCGAATTACAACGAATCTATGTATTGACCGAATTCGAAAAAAGAAGCCAAGTTATTATTTAGATGCAGAAGTGTCAGGCACAGAAGGGTTAAACATGTATTCCCAAATTCCATCTACAACTCGATTACCTGAAGATGATGTTGAAAGCCTTGAGCTACAAGATACCATTCAGAAGGAAATTATGAAACTTCCAGAAAAGTACCGCTCGGTGATTGTTTTAAAATATATTGAGGAATTATCCTTAAAAGAGATTAGTGAAATATTGGATATGCCATTAGGAACCGTTAAAACCCGTATACATCGAGGAAGGGAAGCTCTTCGAAAAAGACTCCAACATATGTGA
- a CDS encoding CdaR family protein codes for MDKWLDRLTDNRTFMKLVALVLAFLLFGSIYDENKGTNDVNVPGESDAAILDGIPVKSYYDTENLVVTGVPETVEITLEGPKPNVRAAKTQKDFEVFVDLTKAKVGKQRVMLQVKDLSPSITPTISPAYIEVNVQERETKEFSIEVEYNQKMIADGYKAGVPVIDPKKVTISGGKDVMEQIAYVKAIVPLSDGTNGTINKTAPITVLDKDLNKLNVVLGRESVKVTIPVEKISKTVPIEIVEKGSPPQGIVIDSITLDKKETVISGSKEALNRVENVRVEVDLSKINESTELTLPVIISDGIKEVEPQQVTATIVVSQEVQETTTPEEKEEEPEAEPEPETEPETKIFSGIPIEVEGIPDEFTATIQEPSNGKTSLTVVGSSAVFNNIKQTDFQVFVNVANLSPGDHEVELTVDGPEEVSWELSDESVSISISEKEASST; via the coding sequence ATGGATAAATGGCTTGATCGACTAACCGATAATCGAACATTTATGAAATTAGTTGCCTTGGTCTTAGCCTTTCTCTTATTTGGTTCGATCTACGATGAAAATAAGGGAACGAACGATGTAAATGTCCCCGGTGAGTCCGACGCAGCAATTCTTGATGGAATCCCAGTAAAAAGTTACTATGATACGGAGAATCTAGTGGTTACAGGTGTTCCAGAAACGGTTGAAATTACGTTAGAAGGGCCGAAACCAAATGTTCGGGCAGCCAAAACACAGAAGGACTTTGAGGTATTTGTTGATTTAACAAAGGCAAAGGTTGGGAAACAGCGGGTGATGCTCCAAGTCAAAGATTTATCTCCAAGCATCACTCCTACCATTAGTCCTGCATACATTGAGGTAAATGTCCAGGAAAGAGAGACAAAAGAATTTAGTATTGAAGTTGAGTATAATCAGAAAATGATCGCTGATGGATATAAAGCGGGCGTGCCGGTAATTGATCCAAAAAAAGTAACTATTAGCGGTGGAAAAGATGTCATGGAACAAATCGCTTATGTAAAAGCGATTGTCCCATTATCAGATGGTACGAATGGGACTATTAATAAAACAGCACCGATAACCGTTTTAGATAAAGATTTAAATAAATTAAATGTTGTTCTTGGGCGTGAATCGGTGAAAGTGACCATTCCTGTTGAAAAAATAAGTAAAACGGTCCCAATTGAAATTGTAGAAAAAGGCTCTCCGCCACAAGGGATTGTCATCGATTCGATTACTTTAGACAAAAAGGAAACAGTCATTTCAGGTAGTAAGGAAGCACTTAATCGAGTTGAAAATGTTAGAGTGGAAGTGGATCTGAGCAAAATAAACGAGAGTACAGAGCTGACTCTTCCTGTGATCATTTCAGATGGGATTAAGGAAGTGGAACCCCAACAGGTAACGGCAACAATTGTCGTTAGTCAGGAAGTACAAGAAACGACAACACCTGAAGAAAAGGAAGAGGAACCAGAAGCAGAGCCAGAACCAGAGACAGAACCAGAAACAAAGATTTTCTCGGGTATCCCGATTGAAGTAGAGGGCATACCTGATGAGTTTACAGCAACTATACAAGAACCTTCAAATGGAAAAACCAGTTTAACCGTGGTGGGTTCCAGTGCTGTTTTTAACAATATAAAACAGACAGATTTTCAAGTATTTGTGAATGTAGCAAATTTATCTCCTGGGGACCATGAAGTAGAATTAACAGTTGATGGTCCAGAAGAGGTTAGCTGGGAACTTAGCGATGAATCGGTAAGTATTTCGATTTCTGAAAAGGAAGCTTCCAGTACTTAA
- a CDS encoding DMT family transporter, protein MVITIITFAIMIIMTRLLSQRIDPLTITLYSNIVGFIVSIPFVFLLDTPLRISTELSDWTFLIGIAVVVHGIATLIWNNNIRHVDASKASILSNFEPFAAMIMGLILLSKDSWIAIYSGRSTTINVSTKKVKS, encoded by the coding sequence ATGGTAATAACGATAATTACCTTCGCCATTATGATTATTATGACGAGGCTTCTCTCTCAAAGGATAGATCCACTTACAATTACTCTATATTCGAATATAGTAGGCTTTATTGTGTCAATCCCTTTTGTCTTTCTACTGGACACTCCGTTACGAATAAGCACTGAGTTGTCTGATTGGACGTTTCTGATCGGAATTGCCGTTGTTGTACATGGTATCGCTACACTGATTTGGAATAACAACATTAGACATGTTGATGCTTCAAAGGCTTCAATATTATCTAATTTTGAACCTTTTGCAGCAATGATAATGGGGTTGATACTGCTATCCAAAGATTCTTGGATCGCTATTTATAGTGGGAGGAGTACTACTATCAACGTATCAACGAAAAAGGTTAAAAGCTAA